GTCGTGGCGGACGGCCTGGCCCCCTCCCGGGGCGGCCGTCGGTCGCACAACATCCGTCTCGCGCCGACGCTGCGTTTCCTCGGCGTCGACATCGGTGCCACGTCGATCGGTGTCGCCGTGACGAATGCGGAGTTGGAGGTCCTGGGGCATCTGAACCAGCCGATGGACGTCCGGGAAGGTCCGGTCGCGGTCTTCGAGCAAGTCCTGTCCATGGCAGCGAAGTTGAGGGCCTCCGGGCTCGCGGAGGGGTTCGACGGCGCCGGCATCGGCGTCCCGGGACCGGTCCGCTTTCCCGAGGGTGTCCCGGTGGCTCCGCCGATCATGCCCGGCTGGGACGGCTTCCCCGTGCGGGAGGCGCTCAGTCAGGAACTCGGCTGCCCGGTCATGGTCGACAACGACGTGAACCTGATGGCGATGGGGGAGCAGCACGCCGGTGTCGCACGCTCCGTGGACGACTTCCTCTGCGTCAAGATCGGTACCGGCATCGGTTGCGGCATCGTCGCAGGCGGGGAGGTCCATCGCGGGGTGACCGGCAGCGCTGGCGACATCGGGCACATCCAGGTGGAACCGGAGGGCCGCGCGTGCGTGTGTGGCAACCGGGGTTGCCTGGAAGCCCACTTCAGCGGTGCCGCGCTGGCCGGTGACGCGGAGCAGGCCGCGCGTGAGGGCCGCTCGGCACACCTCGCCGCCCGGCTGGAGACAGCCGGACGTCTGACGGCCGAGGATGTGTCGGCCGCCGCGGCTGCCGGGGACCCGGTCGCTCTGGAACTGATCCGCGAGGGTGGGAAACGCCTGGGGCAGGTCATCGCGGGGCTCGTCAGTTTCTTCAATCCGGGACTGGTGGTGATCGGTGGCGGTGTGACCGGGCTCGGACACACGTTGCTGGCCAGTGTCCGGACCCAGGTGTACCGGCAGTCGTTGCCGCTGGCCACGGGCAACCTGC
This is a stretch of genomic DNA from Streptomyces sp. NBC_00285. It encodes these proteins:
- a CDS encoding ROK family transcriptional regulator translates to MTARPENAHQARLLRLLRDNGSNSRAQLGDLVDLSRSKLAVEVDRLLETGLVVADGLAPSRGGRRSHNIRLAPTLRFLGVDIGATSIGVAVTNAELEVLGHLNQPMDVREGPVAVFEQVLSMAAKLRASGLAEGFDGAGIGVPGPVRFPEGVPVAPPIMPGWDGFPVREALSQELGCPVMVDNDVNLMAMGEQHAGVARSVDDFLCVKIGTGIGCGIVAGGEVHRGVTGSAGDIGHIQVEPEGRACVCGNRGCLEAHFSGAALAGDAEQAAREGRSAHLAARLETAGRLTAEDVSAAAAAGDPVALELIREGGKRLGQVIAGLVSFFNPGLVVIGGGVTGLGHTLLASVRTQVYRQSLPLATGNLPIVLGELGPAAGAIGAARLISDHVFSPA